The following coding sequences lie in one Sinorhizobium fredii USDA 257 genomic window:
- a CDS encoding TRAP transporter large permease, translating into MTIAIFTGSLIGAIALGVPIAFALLICAVALMVLQGNIDTTILSQKIIEGADSFPLLAIPFFMLAGELMNAGGISKRIVTFALTFVGHLRGGLGFVAIFASVLMAAISGSAAADAAAIGALLIPMMRRAGYDVPRSAGLIAAGGVIAPVIPPSIGLIVFGVIANVSIGKLFLAGIVPGLMMGLSLLFAWLWVARRDEVKTLPRQDWSARLRAGIDGIWALVMPAGIIGGLKFGIFTPTEAGVAACVYAFVVGAFVYRELPLRQLDPILVAAAKSTAVIVFLIATALISAWLITLSELPAQVEAMLSPFMDNKILLMAVIMIIVVIVGTALDFAPTLMILTPVLMPVIKQAGIDPVYFGVLFIMNNAIGLITPPVGIVLNVMCRVANISMGDLMKGLWPFLWAELIVLFLLVLFPGLVMVPLDWLTHR; encoded by the coding sequence ATGACCATCGCGATTTTCACCGGTTCGCTGATCGGCGCCATCGCATTGGGCGTGCCGATCGCTTTTGCCCTGTTGATCTGCGCCGTCGCGCTCATGGTGCTGCAGGGCAATATCGACACCACGATCCTGTCGCAGAAGATCATCGAGGGTGCCGACAGCTTTCCGCTGCTTGCCATTCCGTTCTTCATGCTGGCCGGCGAACTCATGAATGCCGGTGGCATTTCGAAGCGGATCGTCACCTTCGCGCTGACCTTCGTCGGCCATCTTCGCGGCGGTCTCGGCTTCGTTGCGATTTTCGCTTCCGTGTTGATGGCCGCCATTTCGGGGAGTGCCGCGGCGGATGCGGCGGCGATTGGCGCGCTTCTCATCCCGATGATGCGCCGGGCCGGCTACGACGTGCCGCGTTCCGCCGGTCTCATCGCAGCCGGCGGGGTGATTGCGCCGGTAATCCCGCCTTCAATCGGCCTCATCGTCTTCGGCGTCATCGCAAACGTCTCGATCGGCAAGTTGTTCCTGGCCGGGATTGTTCCGGGGCTGATGATGGGGCTCTCTCTCCTCTTCGCCTGGCTGTGGGTTGCGCGGCGCGACGAGGTCAAGACCCTGCCACGTCAGGATTGGAGCGCCCGGTTGCGCGCCGGCATCGACGGAATCTGGGCGCTCGTCATGCCGGCCGGCATTATCGGCGGGCTCAAATTCGGCATCTTCACCCCGACGGAAGCCGGTGTCGCCGCCTGCGTCTATGCTTTCGTGGTCGGCGCCTTCGTCTACAGGGAGCTGCCGCTGCGCCAGCTCGACCCGATCCTCGTCGCGGCTGCAAAGAGCACCGCCGTCATCGTCTTCCTGATCGCGACCGCGCTAATTTCCGCCTGGCTCATAACCTTATCGGAGCTGCCGGCGCAGGTCGAGGCGATGCTCAGCCCCTTCATGGACAACAAGATCCTGCTGATGGCCGTCATCATGATCATCGTGGTGATCGTCGGTACCGCGCTGGACTTCGCACCGACCCTGATGATCCTGACCCCCGTCCTGATGCCGGTGATCAAGCAGGCGGGCATCGACCCGGTCTATTTCGGCGTCCTCTTCATCATGAACAACGCGATCGGGCTGATTACGCCGCCCGTCGGCATCGTGCTGAACGTCATGTGCAGGGTCGCCAATATTTCCATGGGCGATCTGATGAAGGGCTTGTGGCCCTTCCTATGGGCCGAGCTCATCGTTCTCTTCCTGCTCGTCCTCTTCCCCGGTCTCGTCATGGTTCCACTCGACTGGCTCACGCACCGATAA
- a CDS encoding TRAP transporter small permease, which produces MNRVFQAIETLLALLLAGMVVMVFGNVVLRYVFNSGITVSEELSRIFFVWITFIGAVVAMRDGSHLGMDTFVRALTRRGKIACCVLSQGLILICCAMLLRGTWLQHEVNASTLAPVTEIPMIWVHGVVYLSASGIGLHALVKLWRAVTGQISDSELLEISESEEIPPVHVAESVDR; this is translated from the coding sequence ATGAACCGGGTGTTCCAGGCGATTGAGACGCTGCTCGCGCTTCTGTTGGCCGGCATGGTCGTGATGGTCTTCGGCAATGTGGTGCTGCGCTATGTCTTCAATTCCGGCATCACGGTCTCCGAAGAGCTGTCTCGCATCTTCTTCGTCTGGATCACTTTCATCGGAGCGGTCGTCGCAATGCGCGACGGCTCGCATCTCGGAATGGACACTTTCGTGCGGGCGCTGACGCGGCGAGGCAAGATCGCCTGTTGCGTGCTCAGCCAGGGCCTGATCCTGATCTGCTGCGCAATGCTATTGCGCGGCACATGGCTCCAGCACGAGGTCAATGCCAGCACCTTGGCACCGGTGACGGAAATTCCGATGATCTGGGTCCATGGCGTCGTCTATCTGTCGGCGTCCGGCATCGGCCTCCACGCACTCGTCAAGCTCTGGCGCGCGGTAACGGGGCAGATCAGCGACAGCGAACTTCTCGAAATCAGCGAGAGCGAGGAGATCCCCCCGGTTCACGTAGCTGAGAGCGTCGACCGATGA
- a CDS encoding FAD-binding oxidoreductase — MDAVDRDRPREDALEELRVELGTQAVLTGNDIPLRNRNDWSSKPPGQPIAVVRPSNAAEAARAVATCRAVRLPFVPQGGLTGLCGGATPEPGWVAISLERMLGIEEIDPVSATMTVKAGTPLEVVQKAADEAGFLFPLDLGSRGSCAIGGNLSTNAGGNRVIRYGMTRDLVLGLEVVLPDGTVLTNLNKLLKNNAGYDLKHLFIGSEGTLGIITRVVLRLFPKPRSTTAALCALSRYDDVAALLAGARSGLGPILSAFEVMWPDYWQVVTERLKVRSPVTSGHAFYVLVETHGSDEATDAARFQTWLEEMMESGILADAAVAQSHAQVKDFWAVRDACAEFGTGLGPHISYDIGLQVGRMDIFASQCKAALEEGIPGCESVYYGHIGDGNLHLVAWVPGLPLDEQPKEAMDTIIYGLVRDMSGSISAEHGIGTTKKKWLGHARSEAEIALMRVLKGALDPDNLLNPGKVISL; from the coding sequence ATGGATGCAGTGGATCGGGATCGTCCGAGGGAGGATGCACTCGAGGAATTGAGGGTCGAACTCGGGACTCAAGCGGTCCTGACCGGCAACGACATTCCCCTGCGCAACAGGAACGACTGGAGCAGCAAGCCTCCTGGTCAGCCAATCGCCGTAGTGCGACCCAGCAATGCAGCGGAAGCGGCGCGCGCTGTAGCGACCTGCCGGGCCGTCCGGCTGCCCTTCGTACCACAGGGCGGCCTGACCGGCCTGTGCGGCGGCGCAACGCCCGAGCCAGGCTGGGTCGCCATCTCGCTGGAGCGCATGTTGGGCATCGAAGAGATCGATCCGGTCAGCGCGACGATGACCGTCAAGGCAGGCACGCCCCTCGAGGTCGTGCAGAAGGCCGCCGACGAGGCGGGATTTCTGTTCCCGCTGGATCTCGGCTCGCGCGGATCATGCGCCATCGGCGGCAATCTCTCCACCAATGCGGGCGGAAATCGCGTCATCCGCTATGGAATGACACGCGATCTCGTTCTCGGCCTCGAGGTGGTTTTGCCGGATGGAACCGTGCTGACCAACCTCAACAAGCTCCTGAAGAACAACGCCGGCTACGATCTCAAGCACCTCTTCATCGGATCGGAAGGGACCCTCGGCATCATCACCCGCGTGGTGTTGCGGCTGTTCCCCAAGCCGCGTTCCACGACCGCGGCGCTTTGCGCCCTCTCGCGCTACGACGATGTGGCGGCGCTCTTGGCCGGCGCCCGCAGCGGCCTCGGGCCCATCCTGTCAGCGTTCGAGGTGATGTGGCCCGATTACTGGCAGGTCGTCACAGAGCGCCTGAAAGTCCGTTCCCCGGTTACTTCCGGCCACGCTTTCTACGTGCTGGTCGAGACGCACGGATCCGACGAGGCGACCGATGCCGCGCGGTTCCAAACCTGGCTGGAGGAGATGATGGAGAGCGGCATTCTGGCCGATGCGGCGGTCGCCCAGTCCCATGCTCAGGTGAAGGATTTTTGGGCGGTACGCGACGCCTGCGCCGAATTCGGCACCGGGCTTGGACCCCATATCTCCTACGATATCGGGCTCCAGGTGGGCCGGATGGACATCTTCGCGAGCCAATGCAAAGCGGCGCTCGAAGAGGGCATTCCCGGCTGCGAAAGCGTCTATTACGGGCATATCGGCGATGGCAACCTGCATCTGGTCGCCTGGGTACCGGGACTGCCGCTTGATGAGCAACCCAAGGAAGCGATGGATACGATCATCTACGGGCTCGTGCGCGATATGAGCGGCAGCATTTCGGCCGAGCACGGCATCGGCACGACGAAGAAGAAATGGCTGGGCCATGCCCGCAGCGAGGCCGAGATTGCCCTGATGAGGGTGCTGAAGGGGGCGCTCGACCCCGATAATCTCCTCAACCCCGGCAAGGTCATTTCGCTATGA
- a CDS encoding MFS transporter, producing MSNPYAEIFRAPGAKGFSAAGFLARLPIAMAPIGIVAMLSQTHGEYWLAGAVSATFALTNALVSPHLSRLVDRYGQTAVVVPTTIISVFAFFALIAAANQGWPDWALFVSAFLAAAMPSIPALVRARWTEIFRNRPELNTAFAFESSADELVYIAGASLSVGLAVALFPEAGMLAGTIFLAVGTLAFILQRSTEPNLRHTEIDAPQGSAIRLRAVQIITLALVFVGSMFATAEVSAVAITKELGQPNAATIVIGVYAIGSFVVGLVLGALNPTMSLHRQLLIAVSVLAITSLPLLVADTVPLLALAVFVSGIAISPTFITAFGLIERRVPASMLTEGVTWVMTGIGIGMALGAFLAGWVVDNFGAQNGFWVSVIAGVATVVTIGLGQRSLAGTTTECPVGSLAQPAE from the coding sequence ATGTCCAATCCTTACGCAGAAATCTTCAGAGCGCCAGGAGCAAAGGGCTTTTCAGCGGCCGGCTTCCTCGCACGCCTGCCGATAGCAATGGCCCCGATCGGCATCGTTGCGATGCTCTCCCAGACGCACGGGGAATACTGGTTGGCGGGCGCGGTGTCGGCTACCTTTGCGCTGACGAACGCGCTGGTTTCTCCCCACTTATCGCGGCTGGTGGATCGCTACGGCCAGACGGCCGTCGTGGTCCCGACCACGATCATTTCGGTCTTTGCCTTCTTCGCCCTCATCGCGGCGGCCAATCAAGGATGGCCCGACTGGGCGCTCTTCGTCTCGGCCTTCCTGGCTGCAGCCATGCCCAGCATCCCGGCCCTGGTGCGGGCCCGGTGGACCGAGATCTTCCGCAATCGGCCCGAGTTGAACACCGCCTTCGCCTTTGAGTCATCGGCAGACGAGTTGGTCTACATCGCCGGCGCTTCGCTCTCGGTAGGCTTGGCGGTCGCTCTCTTCCCGGAGGCAGGCATGCTCGCCGGCACTATTTTCCTTGCCGTTGGAACTCTGGCATTCATCCTGCAGCGCTCGACCGAGCCGAACCTGCGCCATACGGAGATCGATGCCCCGCAAGGCTCGGCGATCCGCCTGCGTGCCGTGCAGATCATCACGCTCGCTCTCGTCTTCGTGGGTTCCATGTTCGCGACGGCCGAAGTGAGCGCCGTAGCAATCACCAAGGAACTCGGGCAGCCTAATGCAGCAACCATCGTCATCGGGGTTTATGCAATCGGCTCCTTCGTGGTCGGCCTGGTGCTCGGCGCTCTCAATCCAACGATGTCTTTGCACAGGCAGCTCTTGATCGCGGTCAGCGTGCTTGCCATCACGTCCTTGCCGCTCCTGGTGGCGGACACCGTGCCGCTTCTGGCACTCGCCGTGTTTGTCAGCGGTATCGCCATCTCTCCGACCTTCATTACCGCCTTCGGCCTGATCGAGCGCCGTGTGCCGGCCTCGATGCTGACGGAAGGAGTGACGTGGGTGATGACCGGCATCGGGATCGGCATGGCGCTCGGTGCCTTCCTCGCGGGCTGGGTCGTCGACAATTTCGGAGCGCAGAACGGGTTCTGGGTGTCCGTGATCGCAGGCGTGGCGACCGTGGTGACCATCGGTCTGGGTCAGCGGAGCCTGGCCGGCACGACAACGGAATGCCCTGTCGGCTCCCTTGCCCAGCCGGCAGAGTAG
- a CDS encoding TetR/AcrR family transcriptional regulator, with amino-acid sequence MRRQRHDMITETRAKLIAAARQAFGTVGYADSSMDDFTAAAGLTRGALYHHFGDKKGLFQAVIKEIDAEMTDRLNRVSAAAPSRWQGFVEECVAYIQMALEPEIQRIMFRDGPAVLGDISQWPSTNGCIAALSESLRQLKAEGAIVDIDEEVAARLINGASSHAALWIANSDEPQETSKRAVEGFRALLEGLRVDKM; translated from the coding sequence ATGCGCAGACAACGCCACGACATGATCACTGAGACCCGGGCGAAGCTGATTGCCGCTGCCCGACAAGCCTTCGGCACCGTCGGATATGCCGACTCCTCGATGGACGATTTCACCGCAGCGGCGGGGCTGACGAGAGGCGCCCTCTATCACCATTTCGGGGACAAGAAGGGCCTCTTTCAGGCGGTCATCAAGGAAATCGACGCCGAGATGACGGATCGGCTCAATCGCGTTTCGGCAGCCGCTCCGAGCCGCTGGCAGGGATTCGTGGAGGAGTGCGTCGCTTATATCCAGATGGCACTCGAGCCGGAAATCCAACGCATCATGTTCCGCGATGGCCCGGCCGTGCTGGGGGACATATCGCAATGGCCGAGCACCAACGGCTGCATCGCTGCTCTCAGCGAAAGTCTGCGCCAGCTAAAAGCCGAGGGCGCGATCGTCGACATCGACGAGGAGGTGGCGGCGCGCTTGATCAACGGCGCCAGCAGCCATGCCGCATTGTGGATCGCCAATTCCGACGAGCCCCAGGAAACATCGAAGAGAGCGGTGGAGGGGTTCCGCGCCTTGCTTGAAGGGCTAAGGGTCGACAAAATGTGA
- a CDS encoding TPR end-of-group domain-containing protein, whose amino-acid sequence MNDATVHRRLTAILAADVVTYSRLMSRDEAGTHAAWKSHRSELIDAKIAEYEGRVVKLTGDGFLAEFPSVVNAVTCAATVQLGMLERNAGVPQRSRIELRIGINLGDVIVEGDDIFGDGVNVAVRLESIATPGGIAVSAAVRDNVGNRLDLQFDDMGEQTLKNIDRPVRAYSITLDFPPAPRTRRSDASPQEPWEIEKPSIAVLPFNNISGDPEQEYFSDGITEDIITDLSKISGLFVVARNTAYTYKGKPVKVQQVSQDLRVNFILEGSVRKVGSRVRVTAQLVDGSGGGHLWADRYDRDLTDIFALQDEITHTIVDHLKVKLLPEEKRVIARVPTGSFEAYTYYLRGRHFLHWHSRSHYVLAKRMFAMAVGLDPRFARAYAGIADCDSFLFLHYNADVSIDGILATSAKALELESGLAEAHASRGLALSLRERHPEAMEEFDQAIALDLNLFEAYYFYARACFTQGKLEEAARLFQRAAEIKPDDYQALLVLINILRSLGREQEMKMAAREGVARAERELKLRPENPRPAYLGALGLAALGELDRAKEWAGRALAIDPDDRLAKYNVACFYALEGEHERAIDLLVELLPGATHETKRWVKYDSDLDPIRSHPRFSKVLELLG is encoded by the coding sequence ATGAACGATGCGACGGTGCACAGACGTTTGACGGCCATCCTCGCCGCAGACGTTGTGACTTACAGCCGACTCATGAGCCGGGACGAGGCAGGCACCCACGCGGCATGGAAATCGCATCGCAGTGAACTGATCGACGCCAAGATCGCCGAGTATGAGGGGCGCGTCGTGAAGCTCACAGGCGACGGATTTCTGGCGGAATTTCCGAGTGTCGTGAATGCGGTCACCTGCGCGGCCACGGTCCAACTGGGTATGCTTGAGCGCAATGCGGGTGTGCCGCAGCGCAGCCGCATTGAGCTTCGCATAGGCATCAACCTTGGGGACGTGATCGTTGAGGGCGACGATATATTCGGGGACGGCGTCAATGTGGCGGTTCGGCTTGAAAGCATAGCGACGCCCGGCGGGATCGCGGTTTCTGCAGCCGTCCGCGACAATGTCGGCAACCGGCTCGATCTTCAATTTGATGATATGGGCGAGCAGACGCTCAAGAACATCGACAGGCCGGTGCGCGCCTATAGCATTACCCTGGACTTTCCACCGGCTCCCAGAACGCGCCGTTCGGATGCAAGCCCGCAAGAGCCCTGGGAGATCGAAAAGCCCTCCATTGCGGTCCTGCCCTTCAACAACATAAGCGGTGACCCCGAGCAAGAGTATTTTAGTGATGGGATCACCGAGGACATCATTACCGACCTGTCGAAAATCTCCGGCCTCTTCGTCGTCGCGCGCAACACGGCCTATACGTACAAGGGCAAGCCGGTAAAGGTGCAGCAGGTGAGCCAGGATCTCAGGGTCAATTTTATCCTGGAGGGAAGCGTCCGCAAGGTCGGCTCGCGTGTGCGGGTGACTGCGCAGCTCGTCGACGGAAGTGGCGGCGGTCATCTCTGGGCCGACCGGTACGACCGTGATCTCACGGACATATTTGCCCTTCAAGACGAGATCACCCATACCATTGTGGATCACTTGAAGGTCAAGCTGCTGCCAGAGGAGAAGAGGGTAATCGCTCGGGTGCCGACCGGGAGCTTCGAGGCCTATACGTACTACCTTAGAGGACGGCATTTCCTGCACTGGCACTCCAGATCTCATTACGTCCTGGCGAAGCGCATGTTCGCCATGGCGGTCGGACTCGACCCGCGTTTTGCGCGGGCCTACGCCGGAATTGCGGACTGCGATTCCTTCCTCTTTCTGCATTATAACGCGGATGTCTCGATCGATGGCATTCTGGCGACTAGCGCCAAGGCGCTGGAGCTTGAGAGCGGTCTCGCAGAAGCGCATGCTTCACGCGGTCTTGCTCTGTCACTTCGCGAGCGTCATCCGGAAGCGATGGAAGAGTTCGATCAGGCGATCGCCCTCGATCTCAATCTTTTTGAAGCCTATTACTTCTACGCCCGCGCCTGCTTCACCCAGGGGAAACTGGAGGAAGCAGCCAGGCTTTTCCAGCGCGCCGCAGAGATCAAGCCTGACGATTACCAAGCCTTGCTTGTGCTCATTAACATTCTCCGATCGCTTGGGCGCGAGCAGGAAATGAAGATGGCGGCGCGGGAAGGTGTTGCGCGCGCCGAGCGTGAGCTGAAGCTGCGTCCGGAAAATCCGAGACCCGCCTACTTGGGGGCTTTGGGGCTGGCGGCGCTTGGTGAGCTTGATCGTGCTAAGGAATGGGCGGGACGCGCTTTGGCCATCGATCCCGACGACCGCCTGGCGAAATACAACGTCGCTTGCTTCTATGCGCTCGAGGGCGAACATGAACGAGCGATCGACCTGCTAGTGGAGCTTCTCCCCGGTGCCACCCACGAAACGAAGAGGTGGGTGAAATACGACTCGGATCTCGATCCGATCCGTAGTCACCCGCGCTTCTCGAAGGTGCTTGAACTCCTCGGGTAA
- a CDS encoding dihydrodipicolinate synthase family protein, whose translation MLERSGRFGLCAAMSTPFRPDGAIDLARFARHARWCLENGCASVTAFGTTGEGASIDSSGREQVLSALAGAGIEGRDVVVCVAAASVDEALAQARMAADFGSRNLLLPPPFYFKGVSDDGLFLWFSQVLEKLGAAAGGVIVYNIPAVTQVALSVELIARLREAFPGVVMGVKDSSGDWAYTRKLLAAHKDLAILIGDERYLAEGVRLGGEGAISGLANVCPQVLLPLAQDGRGDARINNLVDEVLRYSVVPAVKALVAHRSGDRTWLNVRAPLVALDEIEASRLGSVLDHLFEVHTD comes from the coding sequence ATGCTAGAGAGATCCGGTCGGTTCGGCCTTTGCGCCGCAATGAGCACGCCGTTCCGGCCGGACGGCGCTATTGATCTTGCCCGCTTTGCGCGACACGCGCGGTGGTGCCTGGAGAACGGATGCGCCAGCGTGACCGCCTTCGGCACGACCGGCGAAGGTGCGTCGATCGACAGCTCCGGGCGCGAGCAAGTGCTCAGCGCTCTGGCCGGTGCGGGGATCGAGGGAAGGGACGTCGTCGTCTGCGTCGCTGCCGCCTCGGTTGACGAGGCGCTCGCGCAAGCGCGCATGGCTGCGGATTTCGGCAGTCGAAACCTTCTTCTGCCGCCGCCATTCTACTTCAAGGGTGTTAGCGATGACGGCCTGTTTCTATGGTTCAGCCAAGTCCTGGAAAAGCTGGGAGCGGCGGCGGGCGGCGTCATTGTCTACAACATCCCGGCGGTCACCCAAGTCGCCTTGTCTGTCGAGTTGATCGCCCGCTTGAGAGAGGCATTCCCGGGTGTTGTCATGGGCGTGAAGGATTCCTCCGGCGACTGGGCCTATACGCGGAAGCTACTTGCGGCGCACAAGGACCTCGCCATCCTGATCGGCGACGAGCGCTATCTGGCTGAAGGCGTGCGCCTGGGAGGAGAGGGGGCGATCTCGGGCCTCGCCAACGTCTGCCCGCAGGTGCTGCTGCCTCTGGCGCAGGACGGGCGAGGCGACGCGCGGATCAACAACCTGGTGGACGAGGTGCTCAGATACTCTGTTGTTCCAGCCGTGAAGGCCCTCGTCGCGCACCGCAGCGGCGATCGCACCTGGCTCAACGTCCGGGCTCCCCTGGTGGCGCTAGACGAGATTGAAGCGTCCCGCCTCGGTTCAGTTCTCGACCACCTCTTCGAAGTCCATACGGACTGA